The Streptococcus parasanguinis genomic sequence GGAGCTATAAAAAAGACCGAGATGTCTCAGTCTTTTTGGTTCTTAGTGATCGCGGTCACAGGAGATGAACTTGATCTTGTAGTAGTCACCGCGTTTATAGGTTTCCGTGTATTCAAGGATTTGGCCAGTCGCTTCTAGCTTGGTCGTCTTCACTTGTTTGACCGTTGGGAAATTTTCGTCGATCTTCAATACTTTAGCAACCTTGCTTGGTGTAGGAAAGACGATTTCGTTGACTTCTTCGAAGTGCTCATCATTCATATGAATGTGATAGTCTTCTTTGAAGCGATCATAGATAGAGCTGTAGTATTCCAAATTTGGATAGTTTGGATTGATGTATTGTTCAGGAATATAGGTTTGGTGGAAGATATAGGTATCATCCCCTGTCTGGCGAGTCCGTTCGATCTTATAGTAGAACTGCGTTGGGTTGAGGCCTAGTTTGTCTAGGATGCTCAAGGTATTTCCACGTTTAATAGAG encodes the following:
- a CDS encoding GntR family transcriptional regulator — translated: MAIPKYQHIKDDLKQQIISGKFENGDKFYTEAELIKIYDVSSITVVRALNDLAADGYIVRQQGKGTFVSRARKHKLVEFSDVETFPIQKAKVKVLSIKRGNTLSILDKLGLNPTQFYYKIERTRQTGDDTYIFHQTYIPEQYINPNYPNLEYYSSIYDRFKEDYHIHMNDEHFEEVNEIVFPTPSKVAKVLKIDENFPTVKQVKTTKLEATGQILEYTETYKRGDYYKIKFISCDRDH